A genomic stretch from Flavobacterium sp. KS-LB2 includes:
- a CDS encoding GEVED domain-containing protein yields the protein MAQNYFSKNTDSLKFTKNSHPLSFFATAKVNHHKTQSLVALISLFMMLFLGGNVSAQTTLFSSGFETSDATFSGSAGTNTTISQPTASNPRTGTKSGEMVATGKNTSFSGSIITSSQISFISGRYYTISVWAKVYGTVSTLKIKKSATATNAAMITATGNDAILNPGSDNVTTSSYVQFSVTFQASSTENKYVGIQVISNANPGDTSVIYIDDISIIENTTLPITYCAPSVSSGLETTKYISKISFIGTLNDVTNQSTFSSITPGYQDFTNLSNKAIQAQGEGINVFFQSPNSQNIVAWVDWNKDGDFYDTGEKVYSCDASGSTIYTASTTFGFVIPQTTASGDYRIRIRCVAYNSTLTVTPCDNINTNGETEDYLFTVIPSCSATITSITNGFNCGTGSVTLGATATTGSTQYRWYDAQTGGTLVETTASTTWPTPTIATTTTYYVTAFNGSCESLFRTPVVATIKPVPALTFANANPEVCGENSIISLQATGSSEQVYLIDENFESGSLGSFSNNNIISNNASINNSSAWQIKSSTFVPGYPPFYVWFPAISSGFGTNKFAMAASDVGGSPIHNELRSTTINASNFLNLTLSLRIYFSRYTPDNTSTASEYVGLEISDDNGASWAAINPNYTTDLGIGTRFDTKTYVLNSYAGKSNLRVRIIYYANGWFDGVAIDDIKLFGDKPLSPSFQWTSALPIDAYTNAACTIPYTAGTPASIVYVKPTLAQLEQSTYSFTAKANLANGCSTSAIINVTNKSKVWQNLTTDWNNSSNWKPSGVPTGANCVIIPNTSVIPASNYNAYAKNLTIKSTGNLELSTGSNLTVTDFVKVDASGIFNIRDKASLIQKNNTNTNAGIINVEKTTSPFEKYDYTYWSTPVTSTTISTTFPTWRTDYAFEFKPSNFLDLYDSETGAATPDGFDDDENDWIYTTTMTSGKGYIIMGPTIGTFPKSESVVFNGVVNNGIVNTKIFKTPGTPTDDDWNLVGNPYPSAISATAFINANLSSIDATLYFWTHKQDISISNPGPDLLNFSSDDYAMYNLSGGIGTSGSFIGTTEQSNKPLGNIASCQSFFVESNVDNVDLIFNNEMRLGTTNTQFYKTLPINIKDKERDRLWLNMENSDGIFSQQLIGYFANTTNDYDNGYDGLLNDGGNYVNFYSFINEDPYKIQGRETFSDNDQVRLGYFSAVAGSFNINIDSKEGVFKDSKTNIYLEDKELNIIHDLKKAPYVFNTEIGDYKDRFSLRYTDKTLGIKDDIRENNIQVVFTRSNNFLNINNGTIDNTVLTVSLFNIQGKLMSKWDVSDKEQTSIKIPIQNKTSGVYIVKLKTLKGNVNKKIIIK from the coding sequence ATGGCCCAAAATTACTTTTCAAAAAATACCGATTCTCTTAAATTTACAAAAAACTCCCATCCTCTTTCCTTCTTTGCTACCGCAAAAGTAAACCACCATAAAACCCAATCTTTAGTAGCTTTAATAAGTTTATTTATGATGCTATTCTTGGGAGGAAATGTTTCTGCTCAAACTACTCTTTTTAGCTCAGGTTTTGAGACAAGTGACGCTACTTTTTCAGGCTCAGCCGGTACAAATACTACCATTTCACAGCCCACAGCCAGCAATCCAAGAACAGGAACAAAATCTGGTGAAATGGTTGCTACAGGTAAAAATACCAGTTTCTCTGGCTCCATTATTACTTCTAGTCAAATTTCTTTTATTTCAGGAAGGTATTATACCATTTCTGTTTGGGCTAAAGTATATGGAACTGTCTCCACATTGAAAATTAAAAAATCAGCAACTGCAACTAATGCCGCTATGATTACTGCAACAGGAAATGATGCCATTTTAAATCCAGGTTCTGATAATGTTACAACTTCAAGTTATGTTCAATTTTCCGTAACCTTTCAAGCATCGTCAACTGAAAATAAATACGTAGGTATTCAGGTTATCTCTAATGCAAACCCAGGAGACACATCTGTTATTTACATTGATGACATTAGTATCATTGAGAACACTACCCTCCCTATAACTTATTGCGCCCCCTCTGTAAGTAGCGGTCTCGAAACAACCAAATATATTTCAAAAATAAGCTTTATTGGCACGCTGAATGATGTAACAAATCAATCAACCTTCTCCTCCATTACCCCAGGTTATCAAGATTTTACTAATCTATCCAACAAAGCTATACAAGCCCAAGGTGAGGGAATCAATGTGTTTTTTCAAAGTCCTAACTCTCAAAATATTGTTGCCTGGGTAGACTGGAACAAAGACGGAGACTTCTATGATACAGGAGAAAAAGTATATTCTTGTGATGCTTCCGGCTCAACTATTTATACTGCCTCTACAACTTTTGGGTTCGTTATCCCACAAACAACTGCTTCTGGTGATTATAGAATTAGAATAAGATGCGTTGCATACAATTCAACACTAACTGTCACTCCTTGTGACAACATCAATACTAACGGGGAAACAGAAGATTATTTATTTACTGTAATTCCAAGTTGTTCCGCAACAATTACAAGTATAACAAATGGATTTAATTGCGGGACAGGTTCAGTTACATTAGGCGCAACAGCAACTACTGGTAGTACACAATACCGTTGGTATGATGCCCAAACAGGAGGAACATTAGTAGAAACTACAGCGTCAACCACATGGCCAACGCCTACTATTGCTACCACAACAACTTATTATGTAACGGCATTTAATGGGAGTTGCGAATCTTTATTCAGAACCCCAGTGGTCGCAACTATAAAACCGGTACCAGCTTTAACTTTTGCAAATGCCAACCCTGAAGTTTGCGGCGAAAATAGCATTATATCACTACAAGCAACCGGAAGTAGTGAACAAGTTTACCTAATTGACGAAAATTTTGAAAGCGGTTCTTTAGGATCATTTTCAAACAACAATATTATATCAAACAACGCATCTATTAACAATAGCTCAGCTTGGCAAATTAAATCCAGTACATTTGTTCCTGGGTATCCACCTTTTTATGTTTGGTTTCCTGCAATATCCTCTGGCTTTGGAACAAATAAGTTTGCAATGGCTGCTTCGGATGTTGGAGGTTCTCCAATACACAATGAACTACGTTCTACAACTATCAATGCTAGCAACTTTTTAAATTTAACACTTTCTCTACGAATTTATTTCTCAAGGTACACCCCAGATAACACAAGCACAGCTTCTGAATATGTTGGCTTAGAAATTTCAGATGATAATGGTGCTTCTTGGGCCGCCATTAATCCTAATTACACTACCGACTTAGGAATCGGAACACGTTTTGACACCAAAACATATGTCTTGAACAGTTATGCTGGAAAATCAAATTTAAGAGTTAGGATTATATATTATGCTAATGGATGGTTTGATGGGGTAGCGATTGATGATATCAAATTATTTGGTGACAAACCATTATCGCCCTCATTCCAATGGACAAGTGCTCTTCCTATTGATGCTTACACTAATGCCGCTTGTACTATACCTTATACTGCGGGTACACCAGCGTCTATTGTTTATGTAAAACCAACATTAGCACAACTGGAACAAAGTACCTATTCATTTACTGCAAAAGCAAATTTAGCAAATGGCTGTTCTACAAGTGCAATCATAAACGTAACTAACAAATCTAAAGTTTGGCAAAACTTAACCACTGACTGGAATAATTCGAGCAACTGGAAACCATCCGGAGTTCCTACAGGAGCTAATTGTGTTATTATTCCAAACACATCTGTTATTCCAGCAAGTAACTATAATGCTTACGCCAAAAATCTAACAATTAAATCAACCGGTAACCTAGAGCTCTCAACTGGCAGTAATTTAACCGTTACTGATTTTGTCAAAGTAGATGCAAGCGGGATTTTTAATATCAGAGATAAAGCCAGCTTGATCCAAAAAAATAATACTAATACCAATGCCGGAATTATTAACGTAGAAAAAACAACTTCACCTTTTGAAAAATATGATTATACCTATTGGTCAACACCAGTAACTTCTACAACTATCAGCACAACATTTCCTACATGGAGAACCGATTATGCTTTTGAATTTAAACCATCAAATTTTCTCGATTTATATGATTCTGAAACGGGTGCTGCAACACCTGACGGTTTTGATGATGATGAAAATGATTGGATATATACAACCACAATGACTTCCGGTAAAGGATATATAATTATGGGACCAACTATAGGAACTTTTCCAAAAAGCGAATCTGTAGTTTTCAATGGAGTTGTGAATAATGGCATTGTGAACACAAAAATTTTTAAGACCCCTGGTACTCCTACAGATGACGACTGGAATTTGGTAGGAAATCCGTATCCTTCAGCTATTTCTGCCACTGCTTTTATAAATGCCAATTTAAGTAGTATTGATGCAACCCTATATTTTTGGACGCACAAGCAAGATATTTCCATAAGTAATCCAGGACCTGATTTATTAAATTTTTCATCAGATGATTATGCAATGTATAATTTGTCAGGAGGAATAGGAACATCGGGAAGTTTCATAGGTACAACAGAACAGTCGAATAAGCCATTAGGCAACATTGCCTCTTGCCAAAGTTTTTTTGTAGAATCTAATGTCGACAATGTTGATTTAATTTTTAACAATGAAATGAGATTAGGAACAACCAATACACAATTTTACAAAACATTACCAATCAATATAAAAGACAAGGAAAGAGACCGTTTATGGTTGAATATGGAAAACAGCGACGGGATATTTAGTCAACAATTGATTGGATATTTTGCAAATACGACAAATGACTATGATAATGGTTATGATGGATTGTTAAATGACGGAGGGAATTATGTTAATTTTTATTCGTTTATTAATGAAGATCCTTATAAAATTCAAGGACGAGAGACTTTCAGTGATAATGATCAAGTCCGTTTGGGATATTTTAGTGCTGTTGCTGGCAGTTTTAATATCAACATCGACTCCAAAGAGGGAGTTTTTAAGGATTCAAAAACAAATATCTATTTAGAAGATAAAGAACTGAACATAATTCATGATTTAAAAAAAGCCCCTTATGTATTCAATACAGAAATAGGTGATTACAAAGATCGTTTCTCCTTACGCTATACCGATAAAACGCTTGGGATAAAAGATGACATTCGTGAGAATAACATTCAAGTAGTTTTTACACGTTCTAATAATTTTTTGAATATAAATAATGGTACGATTGACAATACCGTTCTTACAGTCTCACTTTTCAATATACAAGGGAAGTTGATGTCTAAATGGGACGTCTCAGACAAGGAACAAACCAGCATTAAAATCCCAATTCAAAACAAAACGTCAGGAGTTTATATTGTAAAATTGAAAACTTTAAAAGGAAATGTCAATAAAAAAATTATCATTAAATAA
- a CDS encoding TonB-dependent receptor plug domain-containing protein, protein MKICRIFLVVFFAFVGLGYAQNKLTGKVVDYKNKPVVNARIYLDSIYSNSTTNSNGDFEVLLPEKVAVINVYSYKFGLLSSKFNNENIMNFVFLESQKSINNRIKNGENISLGYSEVDQQYKVNTVKSLNAQNDKNQGLFTTVYDLMRGRVSGVSVSRDNKITIRGVSSLRNIGEPLFVVDGVIVSSIDYISPNNVKNISVLKDAAASIYGAQGSNGVIVIKTK, encoded by the coding sequence ATGAAAATTTGTAGAATTTTTTTAGTTGTATTCTTTGCATTTGTTGGTTTGGGTTATGCACAAAATAAGTTGACCGGGAAGGTTGTTGATTATAAAAACAAGCCAGTGGTAAATGCTAGAATATATTTAGATTCTATTTATTCAAATAGTACTACAAATAGTAATGGTGATTTTGAAGTTTTACTCCCTGAAAAGGTGGCTGTTATTAATGTTTACTCCTATAAATTTGGTTTATTGTCCTCTAAATTTAATAATGAAAATATAATGAATTTTGTGTTTTTAGAATCGCAAAAATCAATAAACAATAGAATCAAAAATGGCGAAAATATTAGTCTTGGATATTCTGAAGTAGATCAACAGTATAAAGTGAATACTGTAAAAAGTTTAAATGCTCAAAACGATAAAAACCAGGGGTTGTTTACTACTGTTTATGATTTAATGCGTGGTCGTGTTTCTGGAGTGTCGGTTTCAAGAGACAATAAAATAACGATTAGGGGAGTCAGTTCGCTTCGTAATATCGGTGAGCCGTTGTTTGTTGTGGATGGTGTTATTGTGTCAAGTATTGATTATATTTCTCCTAATAATGTAAAAAATATAAGTGTACTAAAGGATGCAGCAGCTTCTATTTATGGGGCTCAAGGTAGTAATGGAGTGATTGTAATAAAGACTAAATAA
- a CDS encoding MCP four helix bundle domain-containing protein gives MKDLKKYSNKTKAAFIILIVMFIILMSNFNTLQNSKKTNEDINTIYKDRLVVARYIFQYTNALYSIKTDAVTTTLNDIQKKNQITLALKNIENIDKLYLKTVLTSKEKTSLNIFLASCSEIFKEAQNKNWSQVNNLSTQALETLELLSQIQSEEGKSKLTNSNTLYTDNTLLGQLQIALLVILGGIALYLLIGKKNKITIKIPEPQSMN, from the coding sequence ATGAAAGATTTAAAAAAATACAGTAACAAAACAAAAGCCGCTTTCATTATATTGATAGTCATGTTTATCATTTTAATGAGTAATTTCAATACACTGCAAAACTCAAAAAAGACAAACGAAGATATCAATACTATCTATAAGGATCGATTAGTGGTAGCCCGCTATATTTTTCAGTACACCAATGCACTCTATTCCATAAAAACTGATGCGGTAACAACTACACTAAATGACATTCAAAAAAAGAATCAGATTACACTAGCTTTAAAAAACATTGAAAACATAGATAAATTGTATCTAAAAACAGTTTTAACTTCCAAAGAAAAAACATCCTTAAATATATTTCTAGCTTCGTGCTCTGAGATATTCAAAGAAGCGCAAAATAAAAACTGGTCTCAAGTAAACAACTTGAGCACCCAAGCTTTAGAAACATTAGAATTACTTTCACAAATTCAAAGTGAAGAAGGGAAATCAAAATTGACCAATTCAAATACATTATATACAGACAATACCCTTTTAGGACAACTTCAGATAGCTTTGTTAGTTATTTTAGGCGGTATCGCCTTATACTTATTGATAGGAAAGAAAAACAAAATAACCATCAAAATACCGGAACCACAAAGTATGAATTGA
- a CDS encoding DUF6642 family protein, with protein sequence MDSDTFIFCLEAVPDIETAPISEVVKNLEQLAFEQGITSIYKTCDTIEGLEESLNTLLYDDHNFTNYEIIYLVMQGEGNSICINEYYYSLEEIAELFEGKMKGKIVHFANAKVLDLSNEEAQYFLDITGARAISGYGTKFNALTSSYLDKVFFSLFEELNDVVEIVEALHEKQYAICKLLDFRLYY encoded by the coding sequence ATGGATTCAGATACATTTATTTTCTGCCTCGAAGCCGTCCCTGATATAGAAACCGCCCCGATTAGCGAAGTGGTCAAAAACCTAGAACAATTAGCATTTGAACAAGGCATTACAAGTATTTATAAAACATGCGATACTATTGAAGGGTTAGAGGAAAGTTTAAATACACTGCTATATGACGATCATAATTTCACCAATTATGAAATAATTTATTTAGTAATGCAAGGTGAAGGAAACTCGATTTGCATCAATGAATATTATTACAGTTTAGAAGAAATAGCCGAGCTTTTTGAGGGAAAAATGAAAGGCAAAATAGTACATTTTGCCAATGCAAAGGTACTAGACTTGAGCAATGAGGAAGCACAATACTTTCTAGATATTACAGGAGCACGCGCTATTTCTGGTTATGGAACGAAATTCAATGCGTTAACAAGCAGTTATCTTGATAAAGTTTTCTTTAGTCTATTTGAAGAACTAAATGATGTTGTCGAAATTGTCGAAGCACTACATGAGAAACAATACGCTATTTGCAAACTACTCGATTTTAGACTCTATTATTAA
- a CDS encoding carbohydrate kinase family protein, whose product MNAKYTLSAVCFGEVLWDIFPTHKKIGGAPLNVALRMNSLGVETTMISRIGADENGEDILSFLRSQEITTDLIQVTKEYKTGAVHVMINEKGNASYDILYPSAWDKIVETEIMDKVISEADVFVFGSLICRDEVSRSTLYDLLDKAKYKVLDANLRVPYYTNDVLNELMLKADFIKLNDEELYEISQQLESPYNSFEQNIKFIAEKTNTKHVCVTKGAFGAVLYYNDKFYYNSGYFIKVVDTVGAGDSFLASLIIRLLRGKSPQKALNYACAIGALVAGQEGANPKISEKAISDYMKIQKKSIKK is encoded by the coding sequence ATGAATGCAAAATACACGTTAAGTGCTGTATGTTTTGGGGAAGTTTTATGGGATATTTTTCCAACACATAAAAAAATTGGAGGAGCTCCATTAAATGTGGCTTTACGCATGAACTCCCTTGGGGTAGAAACGACAATGATAAGTCGTATTGGTGCGGATGAAAATGGAGAGGATATTTTATCTTTTTTAAGGAGTCAAGAAATCACTACTGATTTAATTCAAGTAACTAAAGAATACAAAACGGGCGCGGTACATGTAATGATAAACGAAAAGGGAAATGCTTCCTATGATATATTATATCCTTCTGCTTGGGATAAAATTGTAGAAACTGAAATAATGGATAAAGTGATTTCTGAAGCAGATGTTTTTGTTTTCGGGAGTTTAATATGTCGTGATGAAGTTTCCAGATCTACTTTGTATGACCTTTTGGACAAAGCTAAATATAAAGTTTTGGATGCAAATCTTAGAGTTCCTTATTACACCAATGACGTACTTAATGAGTTGATGTTAAAAGCCGATTTTATTAAGCTTAATGATGAAGAATTATATGAGATAAGTCAGCAATTGGAGTCACCTTATAATTCCTTTGAACAGAATATTAAATTTATCGCTGAAAAGACAAATACAAAACATGTTTGCGTAACAAAAGGTGCATTTGGAGCGGTCTTGTATTACAATGATAAATTTTACTATAATAGTGGTTATTTTATAAAAGTAGTAGATACCGTTGGTGCTGGGGATTCCTTTTTAGCTTCATTAATAATACGATTATTAAGAGGAAAATCACCTCAAAAAGCGTTGAATTATGCTTGTGCAATAGGCGCTTTAGTAGCTGGACAAGAAGGAGCTAATCCCAAGATTTCTGAAAAGGCAATTAGTGATTATATGAAAATTCAGAAAAAAAGTATAAAAAAATAG
- a CDS encoding RagB/SusD family nutrient uptake outer membrane protein — protein MKKYNNIVTICLSILFLTSCSSDFLDYEPTGVLSSGNVATAANAEALVNAAYAAIGNDEMVGPITNQWVYGSVRSDDAYKGGGGRGDVDAIDRYEQYNTTIADYGDWMLPRTWTNHYKAISRANFALSVINAIPDADYPLKKVRQAELRFLRAHSHFMLKLLFNKVPYITEELTQEDILKTSNDLSSDALWDKIAADLQFAFDNLQQSQDQVGRADKNAAAAYLAKLSLYQAYKQNDAHQVTSIDATKLQKVIDYADKVTGSLEPDFGNNFLDGHDNGSESIWAVQFSINDGTNTGRVSFVTGLNSPHGTPLYGCCGFHMASQNMVNAFRTDANGLPLLDTFNNSDIFNTITNGDAPLAAGVTLDPRIDHTVGVPGRPFKYKNTLKNSGDMVYKLSWARDPGVYGYFGNMKEQQSPDCSCYVKNGPFIGTSKNVDFIRYSDVLLFKAEALIQLNRYAEALPLINQIRARAAASTAMTLAAGASNVYKVQPYASFPSKDYAMKALMFERRLEFGMEGPRFFDLVRWGIAEPVLNAYLNVEKTKRDFLSNAKFTAGRDEYYPIPQREIDFTGGLYKQNPGY, from the coding sequence ATGAAGAAATATAATAATATAGTTACCATTTGCTTGTCAATTTTATTTTTGACATCATGTAGCTCCGATTTTTTAGATTATGAACCAACAGGAGTATTGTCTTCTGGAAATGTGGCAACAGCTGCAAATGCAGAAGCACTTGTAAACGCGGCCTATGCTGCAATTGGAAATGACGAAATGGTTGGCCCAATAACAAACCAATGGGTTTACGGAAGTGTACGATCTGATGATGCCTATAAAGGAGGTGGAGGTCGTGGCGATGTTGATGCAATTGACCGTTATGAACAATACAATACAACTATTGCGGATTATGGAGACTGGATGTTACCTAGAACTTGGACAAATCATTATAAAGCGATTTCTAGAGCTAACTTTGCCTTGTCTGTTATTAATGCAATTCCAGATGCGGATTATCCATTAAAAAAAGTGAGACAAGCAGAATTGCGTTTTTTAAGAGCGCATTCTCATTTTATGTTAAAGTTATTGTTTAATAAAGTTCCTTATATCACAGAAGAGCTTACTCAAGAAGACATATTAAAAACGTCAAATGATTTGTCAAGTGATGCTTTATGGGACAAAATTGCAGCTGATTTACAATTTGCATTTGATAATTTACAACAAAGTCAGGATCAGGTTGGTAGAGCTGATAAAAATGCTGCAGCTGCTTATCTTGCAAAATTAAGTTTATATCAGGCATATAAGCAAAATGATGCGCATCAAGTAACTAGTATAGATGCAACAAAATTACAAAAAGTAATAGATTATGCTGATAAAGTGACAGGAAGTTTAGAGCCTGACTTTGGAAATAATTTTTTAGATGGTCATGATAATGGTTCAGAATCTATTTGGGCTGTACAATTCTCTATAAATGACGGAACCAATACAGGAAGAGTAAGTTTTGTTACGGGATTAAACTCTCCTCATGGAACGCCTCTATATGGATGTTGTGGCTTTCATATGGCAAGCCAAAATATGGTGAATGCATTTAGAACTGATGCTAATGGCTTACCATTATTAGACACTTTCAATAATTCAGATATTTTTAATACAATAACTAATGGTGATGCTCCACTTGCAGCTGGAGTTACTTTAGACCCAAGAATTGACCATACTGTTGGTGTGCCAGGAAGACCATTTAAATATAAAAACACGCTAAAAAATTCAGGCGATATGGTCTATAAATTGAGTTGGGCTAGAGATCCAGGTGTTTATGGATACTTTGGAAATATGAAAGAGCAACAATCTCCAGACTGTTCTTGCTATGTAAAAAACGGACCATTCATAGGTACTTCTAAAAACGTTGATTTTATTAGATATTCGGATGTTTTATTATTCAAAGCAGAAGCATTAATTCAATTGAATAGATATGCAGAAGCGTTACCTTTGATTAATCAAATTAGAGCAAGAGCAGCAGCCAGTACTGCAATGACTTTAGCTGCAGGAGCTTCAAATGTTTATAAAGTTCAACCATATGCTTCTTTCCCATCAAAAGACTACGCAATGAAGGCGTTAATGTTTGAAAGGAGATTGGAGTTTGGTATGGAAGGACCAAGATTCTTTGATTTAGTAAGATGGGGTATTGCTGAGCCCGTTTTGAATGCCTACCTTAATGTTGAGAAAACTAAAAGAGATTTTCTTTCTAATGCAAAGTTTACGGCAGGTAGAGATGAGTATTATCCGATACCTCAAAGAGAAATTGATTTTACAGGAGGGTTATACAAACAAAATCCTGGATATTAA